One Candidatus Syntrophosphaera sp. DNA segment encodes these proteins:
- the rplO gene encoding 50S ribosomal protein L15 yields the protein MLTLSNLGKPAGRKAKKRLGKGQGTGQGHQAGRGHKGKKSRSGGNVPAYFEGGQMPLNRRLPKRGFKNPFRKNFRVLNLSRLIGIEETEFDIAKLELMGFLPAKGKKAKYPVKVLASVNEDFTKTVHIKANAFSKRAAELIAANGGKAEVV from the coding sequence ATGCTAACCCTTTCAAATTTGGGGAAACCCGCGGGCAGAAAAGCAAAGAAACGCTTGGGAAAAGGCCAGGGAACAGGCCAGGGACATCAGGCCGGACGAGGCCATAAGGGCAAAAAATCCCGCTCTGGCGGAAATGTTCCAGCCTATTTCGAAGGTGGCCAGATGCCCTTGAACCGCCGTTTGCCCAAACGCGGTTTCAAGAATCCTTTTCGCAAGAACTTCCGCGTGCTGAACTTATCCCGTTTGATCGGGATCGAAGAGACTGAGTTTGACATTGCCAAGCTCGAACTGATGGGATTTCTTCCTGCCAAGGGCAAGAAGGCCAAGTATCCCGTCAAAGTTTTGGCCAGCGTCAACGAAGATTTCACCAAAACCGTTCACATCAAGGCCAATGCCTTTTCCAAACGGGCCGCCGAACTGATTGCTGCGAACGGTGGCAAGGCGGAGGTGGTGTAA